ACCCCCTGCGGGCGACGGCCCTCTTTGCGCGCTCGGAAAACACCCTGAACCCCGTCGGGCTTCTGACGGCGCTCTTTCACGACATCTTAGAGGACGTGCAGTCGACCGATTTTGCCGGGCCCCGCTGGCGCCACCTGGAAGCCCAACTCTACGCTCTCCTGGAGCGCCTGCCGCCGGCGGCGGAGGAGACCCTGATCCGGCGCCTGGTGCATCTCACCCGCCGCAGCGACGAATCCTATTTTCACTACATCGGGCGCCTGCTGGAAAATTCCCGGGGCGACCTGGAAACGGTCCGCGTGAAACTCGCCGACCGGCTGGACAATACCCTGGATATGCACATCGTGATGCAGGACCCGCTGGAGGGCATCGATTTCTTCGAAACCCTCTTTCAGCTTCTTTTCGTCAACAATTTCGGCGGCTACCGGCCCGACCAGGCCCACAACCCGCCGCTGGCGCTAAACGGCGCCAAACGGCTCTACCAGCTTTTCAAGAACGCTGTGCTGCTGTCGCTGATCCGTCAAAACGGCGTGGTCCGGGACGACCCGGTGGCCGAGAACATCTTCGACGCCCTCTGTGCCGCCAGTCTGAAAGAAGCCCAGCGCAATTTCATGCACGTGGTCGGCTACCATTTCACCGATCTTCGCCAGCAGCGCGCGCTGCTCCTGGAGGTCATGCACTACTGCCAGGGCGGCGGCAGCGAGCGGGTCACCCTGCCCGACGAGCACCATATTCTGGACGGCCTGTTTTCGACCTACTTCGGTCTGGAGGTCAAGCCGCTCCGCGACCAGCGGCTGGACGAACTCTACCGCAACAAGCCGCTGATGATCTCGGCGGCCATCGCCTTTATCGTGGTTTTTCTGAGCTTTTTGAACGACCAGCGCTATTTCGTCAAGGGCGTCAGCAGCGAGGGGATCAGGCCCTTTTAGGGCCGTCGCGCATGGCCTGCTCTAAATCGGCGATAATGTCCTGGGGGGCCTCGAGCCCCACCGACAGCCGGATGAGGCCGTCGGAAATCCCGGCGGCCTGACGCTCCGCCGGCGAGTAGGTGGCGTGGGTCATGGATGCCGGATGCTGGATCAGGGTCTCGCAATCCCCCAGGCTCACCGCCAGGGTGCACAGGCGCAGGCGGTCCATCACCCGCTTGCCCGCCGCCAGGCCGCCCGTGATTTCAAAGGCGACCATGCCGCCGAAGGCCCGCATCTGGCGCTTGGCGATGGTGTGTCCCGGGTGGGAGGCGAGACCCGGGTAGAAGACCCGGGCGACCTTTGGGTGGCCGGCCAGCCAGCGGGCGATGGTCAGGGCGCTTTCGCTGTGGCGGTGCATGCGCAGGGCCAGGGTCTTGATCCCGCGCAGCACCAGCCAGGCGTTGAAGGGACTCAGGCAGGGGCCGAAGAGATGAGTGTAATCCTCCCGGATGCGCGCGGTCAAGGTGCGGCTGCCGGCGACGACGCCGCCGATGATGTCGCCGTGGCCGCCGAGGTACTTGGTTGCCGAGTGCACCACGGCCTCGGCCCCCAGCGCCAGCGGCCGCTGCAGCAGCGGGCTGGCAAAGGTGTTGTCGACGATCAGGGGAATGCCGTGGCGCCGGGCGATGCCGGCCCAGAGGGAAATGTCGACGATGTCCAGGGTAGGGTTGGCCGGGCTCTCGATGAAGAGCAGGCGGGTCTGGGAATCGATGGCCGCCGCGATGGCCGCCGGATCCTCGAAGCGCGCCGCCGGCAGGAAGCGCGTCGTGATCCCCCAGCGCTTCAGCCGGCTGTTGAAGAGCGCAAAAGTACCCCCGTAGAGGGTCGCGGCGGCCACGAGGTTTTCACCGGGCGCAAGCAGGCTCATGACCACGGCCGCGATGGCGGCCATGCCGGAGGCGGTGGCGACGGCGTCTTCGGCGCCTTCCAGGCGCGCCACTTTCTCCTGCAGCAGGTCGACGGTGGGATTGCCCATGCGGGAGTAAATATAGCCCTCCGCGGAGCCGTCGAAAAGGCCGGCGCCGTGGTCCACGTCCCGGAAGCGAAAAGTCGAGGTCATGTGGATCGGGGGGACCAGGTCGAGGGTGGGCAGGGGGGGCGTGCTGCTGCCGTGGACGGCTTCGGTTTCGGGCGACTGCGGTGGGTGCATTCAGACCTCCGTTCCTGATGGCGGCGCTTTTGCTTTTCAGACCGTCATCGTGCCTGTGGTGTTGATCAAACCAGCGACTGCCTATGGATGAAGAACCGATAAGTCAAAAACCAGACGGTTTCGAAAAAAGTTCAATTTACGGCGCGCAAATCTCAGCGGCGTGCGGCGTACACATTTACGCCGCAGCGACTTCGAGATGCAGCGCAACGCAGAAATTGGGTTTTTTGCGGAACCGACCTATAGATAGGGCTTTATGGGTCAGAAGGCAAACACCAAAACGCCGACAGGGCAGGGTGCGGCCGGTGCCGCACTGATCGCCGCCCTGGGGCTGACCCGCGTCTACAGCCTGGGGGCCACCCCGGTGGTAGGGGTCGACGGTATCGACCTCCAGATCGGCGCCGGGGAGCTGGTACTCCTCAAGGGGCGCAGCGGGTCCGGCAAAAGCACCCTGATCTCCCTTCTGGCCGGTCTGGACCGCCCCAGCGGCGGAGAGCTCAAGGTGGCCGGTCACGACCTCAACCGGGCGACCGCCGCGCAGTTGACCCGCTTCCGGCGGGAGATCGTGGGGGTGGTCTTTCAATCCTTCAACCTGCTGCCCACCCTGACCGTTCTGGAAAATGTCAGCCTGCCGGCGCTTCTGGCCGGCCGGTCGTTTACGGCTACCCGCAGGCGGGCCGAGGAGCTGCTGGTCTGGCTGGGCATGCGCGGCCGTCTGGACCATCTGCCGTCCCAGATTTCCGGGGGCGAGATGCAGCGAACGGCCATCGCCCGGGCGGTGGTCAACGACCCGGCGATTGTCCTGGCCGACGAACCCACCGGCAATCTCGACAGCCGCAGCGGCCAGGCGGTGCTGGAGCTGCTGGTGGATCTCAACCGCCGCTGGGGGCGCACCGTCATCATGGCGACCCACAGCACCATCGCCGACCCGGCCGCCACTCGGCAGATTCACCTCCAGGACGGCCGTATTCTCGACCCGGCCTCATGATCCGTCTTTTCTGCCACCTATTGCATGTCTTCAGCCTACGCCATCTCTTGCGCCACCGGGCGCGCACCCTGGCGGTGGTGGCCGGGGTGGCCCTGGGGGCGACGGTTTTCACCAGTGTGCGGCTCTCCATCAACGCCGCCGTAGGGGCTTTCGACCGCAGCATGACCCTCATCGCCGGGGCCGCCGACCTGACCCTCGCTGCGCCCGGCGGGCGCGTGCCGGAAACCCTCCTGCCCGCGCTTTTGCGGGACCCGGCGGTGGCGGCGGCGTCGCCGTTTTTGAGCGCCTATGTCGCCCCGGCGGACCCCGCCAGGGCGTCCTTTCTGCTGATCGGGATCGACCCGATCCTGGACCGCAGCTTTCGTGCCTGGGAGGCCGGTGGGGCCGAGGATGCCCCGGCCGAGCTGTGGGCCGATCTGATCGCCGTTCCCGGAAGCCTGCTGCTGGCCGAGCGGCTGGCGCGCGAGTTGGGGGTGAGCGCCGGGGACGCGCTTTCCCTTGCCAACACCCGCACTACGGCCCCTTTTCGGGTTCTGGGCCGGATGACCCTGCGGGGCCTCGCCCTGGTGGAGGGCGGGCGGGTGGCCGTCACCGACATCGCCACCTTCCAGGAGTTTGCCGGGGTTTTCGGCGCGGTGGACCGGATCGACGTGCGGTTCAAGCCGGGCCGCCAGGGGCTCTCGCTGGACCTGCCGCCCGGGGTGCGGGCCCTCGCGCCAAGCCAGGCCCGGCAAAGCGGCCAGGCGATGATCCGCGCCTACCGTCTGAACCTCTCGGTCTTGAGCTTCGTCTCCCTCTTCGTGGGCATGTTTCTGGTCTACAGCCTGGTGGCGTTGAATGCCGCCGCGCGCCGCCCCGAGCTGGCGACCCTGCGGGCTCTGGGCGCCGCCCCGCGATTGATATTTCTCCTTTTCCTGGCCGAAGGCGCGCTTTTCGGCGTCGCCGGCTGGCTGCTGGCGCTGCCGGCCGGCGCCCTGATGCTGGGCCATCTGCTGCCGGGCATCGCCGGGACGATTTCGACCCTTTTCGTGCGGGTGCAGGTGGACGGCCTGCAGCTGGCCTTCTGGGAGCTGGCGCTCTCCTTTCTGATGACCGTGGGGGTGGCGGTTCTGGCCGCCTGGCAGCCCGCCTGGGAGGCCATGCGCGTCGCCCCGGGTGAAACCCTGCGCACGGGCCGCGAGGCCGGCAACCGTCGGGGCGCCGCGGCCCGACGTCTGATGGGGGCGGGCGCGGCGGCCATCGCGCTGGTCTGGCCCCTTTCACGGGTTCCCGCAGTGGAGGGCTTTCCGCTGTTCGGCTACGCGGCGACCTTTCTGCTCTTTGTGGGGTTTTCGCTTTTCTCCCCGTGGGGGCTTCAGCGACTGGGTGCGCTGGCGGCGCCCTTGCTGCGGCGTCTGGGCGGCCAGCCCGGCTACCTGGCGGCGCGCTATCTGCGGGATACCGGTACCCGCACGGCGATCTCGGTGGGCGCCCTGATCACGGCGGTCGCGCTCTTCACGGCGCTGGTGGTGATGGTCAACAGTTTTCGCACCACCGTCGAGCTGTGGGTGC
The Desulfobacteraceae bacterium genome window above contains:
- a CDS encoding aminotransferase class I/II-fold pyridoxal phosphate-dependent enzyme gives rise to the protein MHPPQSPETEAVHGSSTPPLPTLDLVPPIHMTSTFRFRDVDHGAGLFDGSAEGYIYSRMGNPTVDLLQEKVARLEGAEDAVATASGMAAIAAVVMSLLAPGENLVAAATLYGGTFALFNSRLKRWGITTRFLPAARFEDPAAIAAAIDSQTRLLFIESPANPTLDIVDISLWAGIARRHGIPLIVDNTFASPLLQRPLALGAEAVVHSATKYLGGHGDIIGGVVAGSRTLTARIREDYTHLFGPCLSPFNAWLVLRGIKTLALRMHRHSESALTIARWLAGHPKVARVFYPGLASHPGHTIAKRQMRAFGGMVAFEITGGLAAGKRVMDRLRLCTLAVSLGDCETLIQHPASMTHATYSPAERQAAGISDGLIRLSVGLEAPQDIIADLEQAMRDGPKRA
- a CDS encoding ABC transporter ATP-binding protein → MGQKANTKTPTGQGAAGAALIAALGLTRVYSLGATPVVGVDGIDLQIGAGELVLLKGRSGSGKSTLISLLAGLDRPSGGELKVAGHDLNRATAAQLTRFRREIVGVVFQSFNLLPTLTVLENVSLPALLAGRSFTATRRRAEELLVWLGMRGRLDHLPSQISGGEMQRTAIARAVVNDPAIVLADEPTGNLDSRSGQAVLELLVDLNRRWGRTVIMATHSTIADPAATRQIHLQDGRILDPAS
- a CDS encoding ABC transporter permease is translated as MIRLFCHLLHVFSLRHLLRHRARTLAVVAGVALGATVFTSVRLSINAAVGAFDRSMTLIAGAADLTLAAPGGRVPETLLPALLRDPAVAAASPFLSAYVAPADPARASFLLIGIDPILDRSFRAWEAGGAEDAPAELWADLIAVPGSLLLAERLARELGVSAGDALSLANTRTTAPFRVLGRMTLRGLALVEGGRVAVTDIATFQEFAGVFGAVDRIDVRFKPGRQGLSLDLPPGVRALAPSQARQSGQAMIRAYRLNLSVLSFVSLFVGMFLVYSLVALNAAARRPELATLRALGAAPRLIFLLFLAEGALFGVAGWLLALPAGALMLGHLLPGIAGTISTLFVRVQVDGLQLAFWELALSFLMTVGVAVLAAWQPAWEAMRVAPGETLRTGREAGNRRGAAARRLMGAGAAAIALVWPLSRVPAVEGFPLFGYAATFLLFVGFSLFSPWGLQRLGALAAPLLRRLGGQPGYLAARYLRDTGTRTAISVGALITAVALFTALVVMVNSFRTTVELWVHQTVSGDLFTAARMAEINDYRDPLPLATTRCLQNLAVPADRVGFRRIFLEHRSVPYQFEAIDFAPFLAKGGFFWLQGDPVQGRRDLLAGRGVVISEVLANRSATRVGDPFEVHIGPAFLTVPVVGVIRDYRTRGGVAFYSLPHFFERFGDHRLSGIRFFLHVPGADGEAQVRRLQADILRECGDALDTISGRELRGAILEIFDETFGVTTLLLLIALVVAALGIATTLTLLVLERSRQLNTLLAVGGSPGQIRAMIFWEAALMVLMGEAAGLLCGFYLSYLLVFVINRQSFGWTFFYHVDWAVLTLSMPLIFLAALAAALPAARLVLRQSPAALLRES